A DNA window from Ahaetulla prasina isolate Xishuangbanna chromosome 7, ASM2864084v1, whole genome shotgun sequence contains the following coding sequences:
- the DHTKD1 gene encoding 2-oxoadipate dehydrogenase complex component E1 isoform X1, with amino-acid sequence MAAVSARCCLAGWRPPLLARWPRGRAAYHSQRGVYGYKPGRPAQEPPERAQPWRPAADHGLTRLVMAYHEHGHKAAKINPLFAGQAVMEVVPEIQVLTETLQGPFNTAGLLNMGKEEASLEDVLSYLEDIFCGHISIETSQLSSMQEKEWMTKRFEELKQEAFTTEEKKYLSKIMLESQEFDRFLATKFATVKRYGGEGAESMMGFFHELLKMSSYSGVTDIVLGMPHRGRLNLLTGLLHFPPELMFRKMQGLSEFPENSAAIGDVLSHLTASVELDFGSHRPIHVVLLPNPSHLEAINPVAVGKTRGRQQTLLDGDYSLASSARPGDKVICLQVHGDASFSGQGIVPETFTLSNLPHFRIGGSIHLIVNNQLGYTTPAERGRSSLYCSDIGKIVDCAIIHVNGDDPEEVVRAARLAVEYQRLFRKDVIVDLLCYRQWGHNELDEPSFTNPTMYKIIRSRKSIPDTYAEGLVAEGLTTEQEISEIKTSYYSKLNEHLSTMAMYAPPCPNLQAHWTGLVEPTPRVTTWDTGVPLPLLQYVGVKSVEVPEELQLHNHILKTHAQSRVLKMEEGVKLDWATTEALAFGSLLCQGFNIRLSGQDVGRGTFSQRHAMLVCQETGETYIPLNHMSADQNGFLEVSNSPLSEEAVLGFEYGMSIDSPNLLPIWEAQFGDFFNGAQIIFDTFISGGEAKWLLQSGLVVLLPHGYDGAGPEHSSCRVERFLQMCDSSEEGIDGDHVNMAVVHPTTPAQYFHLLRRQMVRNFRKPLIVVSPKTLLRLPTAVSGLLELAPGTTFKPVIGDSTVDPKSVSKVILCSGKHYYTLAKHRELLEEKKHNTAIVRLEELCPFPLEALRQEMNKFTNAKAFVWSQEEPQNMGPWTFVSPRFEKQLACKLCLVSRPALPAPAVGIGVLHQKQQQNLLTETFA; translated from the exons ATGGCCGCGGTGTCTGCGCGCTGCTGCTTGGCCGGCTGGAGGCCGCCGCTGCTGGCTCGCTGGCCCCGGGGCCGCGCCGCCTACCACAGCCAGCGCGGCGTCTACGGCTACAAGCCCGGCCGGCCGGCCCAGGAGCCCCCCGAGCGGGCGCAGCCCTGGAGGCCggcag CGGACCATGGACTAACTCGCTTAGTGATGGCATATCACGAACATGGACACAAAGCTGCCAAAATCAATCCTCTCTTTGCTGGCCAGGCTGTGATGGAGGTGGTGCCTGAAATTCAGGTGTTGACGGAAACCTTGCAAGGCCCTTTCAATACAGCAG GGCTTTTGAACATGGGGAAGGAGGAAGCCTCGCTGGAAGATGTCCTGTCTTACCTGGAGGACATCTTCTGTGGACATATCTCCATAGAGACCAGCCAGCTGTCCAGCATGCAGGAGAAGGAATGGATGACCAAACGGTTTGAGGAACTGAAGCAAGAAGCTTTTACTACCGAAGAGAAAAAGTATCTGTCCAAGATCATGCTAGAATCTCAG GAGTTTGATCGCTTCCTAGCCACCAAGTTTGCCACGGTGAAGCGCTACGGGGGCGAAGGTGCGGAGAGCATGATGGGCTTCTTCCATGAATTGCTCAAGATGTCCTCGTATAGCGGCGTGACGGACATCGTCCTCGGGATGCCTCACCGGGGAAGACTGAACCTTCTCACAGGGCTCCTTCACTTTCCCCCTGAG CTGATGTTTCGTAAAATGCAAGGCTTGAGCGAATTCCCGGAGAACTCGGCTGCCATCGGAGACGTCCTCTCCCACCTCACGGCCTCGGTGGAGCTGGATTTCGGGTCTCACCGCCCGATTCACGTCGTCTTGTTGCCGAATCCTTCCCACCTGGAAGCCATCAACCCCGTGGCAGTCGGCAAAACGAGAGGGAGACAGCAAACTTTGTTGGATGGGGATTATTCCTTAGCCAGTTCGGCTCGGCCGGGAGATAAAGTCATTTGTCTACAG GTTCACGGAGATGCGTCATTCTCCGGCCAAGGGATTGTTCCGGAAACATTTACCCTTTCTAACCTGCCCCATTTTAGAATCGGAGGAAGCATTCACCTCATCGTAAATAACCAACTGGGCTACACCACCCCGGCGGAGCGAGGAAGGTCCTCTCTATACTGTAGCGATATCG GTAAGATAGTGGACTGTGCTATTATCCACGTGAATGGAGATGATCCAGAAGAAGTTGTGAGAGCTGCCCGACTGGCGGTCGAGTACCAGCGACTCTTCCGGAAGGATGTGATTGTGGATCTGCTCTGCTACCGGCAGTGGGGTCACAATGAACTCGATGAGCCCTCTTTCACCAACCCCACAATGTATAAAATAATCAG ATCCCGGAAAAGCATCCCGGATACTTATGCGGAGGGCCTAGTGGCCGAGGGACTTACAACCGAGCAGGAAATATCGGAGATCAAAACTTCCTATTACTCCAAACTTAATGAACACCTTTCCACTATGGCGATGTACGCGCCTCCGTGCCCCAACCTCCAGGCCCACTGGACCGGCCTGGTGGAGCCCACGCCGAGGGTCACAACATGGGATACCGGCGTTCCGCTGCCACTCCTCCAGTACGTTGGGGTCAAGTCGGTGGAAGTGCCTGAAGAATTACAACTGCACAACCACATCCTGAAGACGCACGCTCAG TCAAGAGTGCTGAAGATGGAGGAAGGAGTGAAATTAGACTGGGCCACCACTGAAGCATTGGCTTTTGGTTCCCTACTGTGTCAAG GTTTTAACATTCGCCTGAGCGGGCAAGATGTGGGTCGAGGGACGTTCAGCCAGAGACATGCCATGTTGGTTTGTCAAGAGACGGGGGAAACCTACATCCCTTTGAACCACATGTCTGCAGATCAGAACGGCTTCCTTGAG GTGAGCAACAGCCCCCTATCCGAAGAAGCAGTGCTGGGCTTTGAGTACGGGATGAGTATCGACAGCCCCAACCTGTTGCCCATATGGGAGGCTCAGTTTGGGGATTTCTTCAACGGAGCCCAGATCATCTTCGATACGTTTATCTCTGGAG GAGAAGCCAAGTGGCTCCTGCAGAGCGGACTGGTGGTTCTCCTTCCTCACGGCTATGACGGGGCTGGCCCGGAACATTCTTCTTGTCGGGTCGAACGATTCTTGCAG ATGTGCGACAGCTCAGAGGAAGGGATCGACGGTGACCACGTAAATATGGCCGTGGTCCATCCAACCACCCCGGCGCAATATTTCCATTTACTTCGGAGGCAGATGGTTCGAAACTTCCGGAAGCCCCTCATTGTGGTGTCGCCCAAAACTCTCCTTCGCTTACCT ACTGCCGTGTCAGGCTTACTTGAATTGGCCCCTGGAACCACGTTCAAACCTGTCATCGGTGATTCAACAGTAGATCCTAAAAG TGTCAGCAAGGTGATTCTCTGTTCTGGCAAACATTATTACACTCTGGCCAAACACCGAGAGCTGCTTGAAGAGAAGAAGCACAACACTGCCATTGTGAGGTTAGAAGAATTGTGTCCTTTCCCTCTCGAAGCTCTGCGACAAGAGATGAACAAGTTCACTAACGCCAAAG CTTTTGTTTGGAGTCAAGAAGAACCTCAGAACATGGGGCCCTGGACATTTGTGTCCCCAAGGTTTGAAAAGCAACTGGCTTGTAAG CTCTGCCTTGTCAGCCGACCTGCCTTACCAGCTCCCGCCGTGGGCATCGGAGTTCTGCACCAGAAACAGCAGCAAAACCTCCTCACCGAAACATTTGCTTAA
- the DHTKD1 gene encoding 2-oxoadipate dehydrogenase complex component E1 isoform X2, translating to MTDLTTGGRKVITLTNRNVVLNYGSDHGLTRLVMAYHEHGHKAAKINPLFAGQAVMEVVPEIQVLTETLQGPFNTAGLLNMGKEEASLEDVLSYLEDIFCGHISIETSQLSSMQEKEWMTKRFEELKQEAFTTEEKKYLSKIMLESQEFDRFLATKFATVKRYGGEGAESMMGFFHELLKMSSYSGVTDIVLGMPHRGRLNLLTGLLHFPPELMFRKMQGLSEFPENSAAIGDVLSHLTASVELDFGSHRPIHVVLLPNPSHLEAINPVAVGKTRGRQQTLLDGDYSLASSARPGDKVICLQVHGDASFSGQGIVPETFTLSNLPHFRIGGSIHLIVNNQLGYTTPAERGRSSLYCSDIGKIVDCAIIHVNGDDPEEVVRAARLAVEYQRLFRKDVIVDLLCYRQWGHNELDEPSFTNPTMYKIIRSRKSIPDTYAEGLVAEGLTTEQEISEIKTSYYSKLNEHLSTMAMYAPPCPNLQAHWTGLVEPTPRVTTWDTGVPLPLLQYVGVKSVEVPEELQLHNHILKTHAQSRVLKMEEGVKLDWATTEALAFGSLLCQGFNIRLSGQDVGRGTFSQRHAMLVCQETGETYIPLNHMSADQNGFLEVSNSPLSEEAVLGFEYGMSIDSPNLLPIWEAQFGDFFNGAQIIFDTFISGGEAKWLLQSGLVVLLPHGYDGAGPEHSSCRVERFLQMCDSSEEGIDGDHVNMAVVHPTTPAQYFHLLRRQMVRNFRKPLIVVSPKTLLRLPTAVSGLLELAPGTTFKPVIGDSTVDPKSVSKVILCSGKHYYTLAKHRELLEEKKHNTAIVRLEELCPFPLEALRQEMNKFTNAKAFVWSQEEPQNMGPWTFVSPRFEKQLACKLCLVSRPALPAPAVGIGVLHQKQQQNLLTETFA from the exons atgactgatttaacaactgggggaagaaaagtcataacactcaccaacagaaatgttgtgctcaattatggat CGGACCATGGACTAACTCGCTTAGTGATGGCATATCACGAACATGGACACAAAGCTGCCAAAATCAATCCTCTCTTTGCTGGCCAGGCTGTGATGGAGGTGGTGCCTGAAATTCAGGTGTTGACGGAAACCTTGCAAGGCCCTTTCAATACAGCAG GGCTTTTGAACATGGGGAAGGAGGAAGCCTCGCTGGAAGATGTCCTGTCTTACCTGGAGGACATCTTCTGTGGACATATCTCCATAGAGACCAGCCAGCTGTCCAGCATGCAGGAGAAGGAATGGATGACCAAACGGTTTGAGGAACTGAAGCAAGAAGCTTTTACTACCGAAGAGAAAAAGTATCTGTCCAAGATCATGCTAGAATCTCAG GAGTTTGATCGCTTCCTAGCCACCAAGTTTGCCACGGTGAAGCGCTACGGGGGCGAAGGTGCGGAGAGCATGATGGGCTTCTTCCATGAATTGCTCAAGATGTCCTCGTATAGCGGCGTGACGGACATCGTCCTCGGGATGCCTCACCGGGGAAGACTGAACCTTCTCACAGGGCTCCTTCACTTTCCCCCTGAG CTGATGTTTCGTAAAATGCAAGGCTTGAGCGAATTCCCGGAGAACTCGGCTGCCATCGGAGACGTCCTCTCCCACCTCACGGCCTCGGTGGAGCTGGATTTCGGGTCTCACCGCCCGATTCACGTCGTCTTGTTGCCGAATCCTTCCCACCTGGAAGCCATCAACCCCGTGGCAGTCGGCAAAACGAGAGGGAGACAGCAAACTTTGTTGGATGGGGATTATTCCTTAGCCAGTTCGGCTCGGCCGGGAGATAAAGTCATTTGTCTACAG GTTCACGGAGATGCGTCATTCTCCGGCCAAGGGATTGTTCCGGAAACATTTACCCTTTCTAACCTGCCCCATTTTAGAATCGGAGGAAGCATTCACCTCATCGTAAATAACCAACTGGGCTACACCACCCCGGCGGAGCGAGGAAGGTCCTCTCTATACTGTAGCGATATCG GTAAGATAGTGGACTGTGCTATTATCCACGTGAATGGAGATGATCCAGAAGAAGTTGTGAGAGCTGCCCGACTGGCGGTCGAGTACCAGCGACTCTTCCGGAAGGATGTGATTGTGGATCTGCTCTGCTACCGGCAGTGGGGTCACAATGAACTCGATGAGCCCTCTTTCACCAACCCCACAATGTATAAAATAATCAG ATCCCGGAAAAGCATCCCGGATACTTATGCGGAGGGCCTAGTGGCCGAGGGACTTACAACCGAGCAGGAAATATCGGAGATCAAAACTTCCTATTACTCCAAACTTAATGAACACCTTTCCACTATGGCGATGTACGCGCCTCCGTGCCCCAACCTCCAGGCCCACTGGACCGGCCTGGTGGAGCCCACGCCGAGGGTCACAACATGGGATACCGGCGTTCCGCTGCCACTCCTCCAGTACGTTGGGGTCAAGTCGGTGGAAGTGCCTGAAGAATTACAACTGCACAACCACATCCTGAAGACGCACGCTCAG TCAAGAGTGCTGAAGATGGAGGAAGGAGTGAAATTAGACTGGGCCACCACTGAAGCATTGGCTTTTGGTTCCCTACTGTGTCAAG GTTTTAACATTCGCCTGAGCGGGCAAGATGTGGGTCGAGGGACGTTCAGCCAGAGACATGCCATGTTGGTTTGTCAAGAGACGGGGGAAACCTACATCCCTTTGAACCACATGTCTGCAGATCAGAACGGCTTCCTTGAG GTGAGCAACAGCCCCCTATCCGAAGAAGCAGTGCTGGGCTTTGAGTACGGGATGAGTATCGACAGCCCCAACCTGTTGCCCATATGGGAGGCTCAGTTTGGGGATTTCTTCAACGGAGCCCAGATCATCTTCGATACGTTTATCTCTGGAG GAGAAGCCAAGTGGCTCCTGCAGAGCGGACTGGTGGTTCTCCTTCCTCACGGCTATGACGGGGCTGGCCCGGAACATTCTTCTTGTCGGGTCGAACGATTCTTGCAG ATGTGCGACAGCTCAGAGGAAGGGATCGACGGTGACCACGTAAATATGGCCGTGGTCCATCCAACCACCCCGGCGCAATATTTCCATTTACTTCGGAGGCAGATGGTTCGAAACTTCCGGAAGCCCCTCATTGTGGTGTCGCCCAAAACTCTCCTTCGCTTACCT ACTGCCGTGTCAGGCTTACTTGAATTGGCCCCTGGAACCACGTTCAAACCTGTCATCGGTGATTCAACAGTAGATCCTAAAAG TGTCAGCAAGGTGATTCTCTGTTCTGGCAAACATTATTACACTCTGGCCAAACACCGAGAGCTGCTTGAAGAGAAGAAGCACAACACTGCCATTGTGAGGTTAGAAGAATTGTGTCCTTTCCCTCTCGAAGCTCTGCGACAAGAGATGAACAAGTTCACTAACGCCAAAG CTTTTGTTTGGAGTCAAGAAGAACCTCAGAACATGGGGCCCTGGACATTTGTGTCCCCAAGGTTTGAAAAGCAACTGGCTTGTAAG CTCTGCCTTGTCAGCCGACCTGCCTTACCAGCTCCCGCCGTGGGCATCGGAGTTCTGCACCAGAAACAGCAGCAAAACCTCCTCACCGAAACATTTGCTTAA